TGTTCGGCCTGCGCTCCGTGCGGGTGGGCCAGCCGCTGGCCGATCCCGTGCTGTTCGTTGCCAACCACACCTCGTGGATCGACATCGAACTGCTGCACAGCCAGCGCGCGGCCTGCTTCGTGGCCAAGGCCGAGATCGCCAGCTGGCCGCTGGTGGGCTGGCTGGCGTCGGCTGGCGGCACGATCTTCCATCGCCGCGGCAGCAACCACTCGCTGGCGGCGGTCATGCAGGTGATGGTGGAGCGGCTGCGTGGCGGGCGTTCGGTGGCGGTGTTTCCCGAAGGCGGCACGGGCCACAACGGCGTGTTGCGCGTGTTCCATGCGCGGATCTTCCAGGCGGCGCTCGATGCCGGGGTGCCGGTGCAGCCGGTGGCGCTGCGTTTTGCGCGCGACGGGCACCGGGTGATCGACGCCGGCTTCCGCGAGCACGAAAACTTCATGCAGAACTTTCTGCGCCTGCTCGGCGAAGCGCCGCTGGATGCGGAAGTTCATTTCCTCGAACCCGTGCCGGCCACGCCCGATGCGCGACGCCGCATGGCGGAGCTGTCGCGCGAACGCATCGCCCAGGCGCTGGAAGACCAGCCGAACCACGACAGCCGCGCATGACTCTGCCGAAGGGAAAGGATTTCCTGCCGCCGTGGCCGCTGCGCAGCGGGCACATCCAGACCATGCTGTCCTCCAGCGGCGTGCGGCGCGTGCTGCTGCCGAAGGCGGCGCAGGCGGTGATGGAAGGAGCCGAGCCGGTCATGGTGAGCGGCGGCGATGGCGTGCGCCTCACCGGCGCCTACACCGCACAGAAGGCGAAGCCGCAGCCGCGCGGCCTGGCCGTACTGTTCCACGGCTGGGAAGGCAGCGTCGATTCCACCTACGTGCTGCAGACCGGCAGCCGGCTGCTGGCCGATGGCTGGGACATCTTCCGCCTGAATTTCCGCGATCACGGCGACAGCCATCATCTCAACGAGGCGCTGTTCCATTCCTGCCGCATCGATGAAGTGGTGAACGCGCTGGGCGATATCGCGCAACGCTATCCCAACCGGCCCATGGCGTTGGCGGGATTTTCACTGGGCGGCAACTTCGCGCTGCGCGCCGCCTTGCGCGCGCCCTCGGCCGGACTGCCGCTGAGCTACGCGCTGGCGGTGTGCCCGATCATCGATCCCAGCGAAGGGTTGTTCTCGCTGGAAGCTTCCGCGCCGTGGTTCTACCAGGCGTACTTCATGCACAAGTGGCGTCGCTCGTTGCAGGCCAAGCAGGCCGCGTTTCCGCAGCAGCAATACTTCGAATTGTCCGAGCTGAAGCAGAACCTGCGCGGCCTGACTGCGTCGCTGGTGGCGCGGCATACCGACTTCGGTTCGCTGGAAGCCTATCTGGACGGCTATTCGGTCGCGGGCCGCGCGCTGGCCGACCTGCATGTGCCGGCGACGATCCTCACGGCGCGTGACGACCCCGTGATCCCGGTGGACGCGTTCGACAAGCTGGAGCTGCCGGCCAACGTGGAGCTGGATATCTCGGCCTATGGCGGCCATTGCGGGTTCATTCGCGGCTGGGACATGACCAGCTTCACGGATGAGTACATTGCCGCGCGGTTCAACGCGATCGCGTCGTAGTATCCGTGTTCCGCGCCGGCCGTGAGGGCGTCGCGGATCCATCATTGATGGTGGCGCTGCATGCATTCCCGCATGCCGCCCGCGAGCAAATATTCCATAAGGGAGAGTGGATATGGCCATGCATGCCCAGGGCACTTTCGACGTAACGATCACGCCGCAATCCTTCGCGGAGGGCGTGGGCGATCCCAGCGTCGGGCGCATGGCGCTCGAGAAGCATTTCAAGGGCGATCTCGAGGGCGTGGGTCGCGGGCAGATGCTTGCGGTGGGCACGGCGATCGACGGTTCCGCCGGCTATGTGGCGATGGAGCGTGTCCAGGCCGCCCTGCACGGCCGCGAAGGCAGCTTTGCGCTGCAGCACAACGGCGTCATGAACCGCGGTACGCCGCAGCTGTCGATCACCATCGTGCCCGATTCGGGCACCGACGGACTGAGCGGCATCGCCGGCACGCTGACCATCCGCATCGCCGATGGCGTGCATCACTACGAACTGGCTTACTCGCTGCCTGACGTTCCCTAGCCAAGTGATTGCGCGGTGGCCGTTTTCCTGCTCCGCGCGATCGTCGAAACACACCCCCCGAAGCGTTGCCATCATGCCGTCGTGGAAGGTGCGCGGCCGTCGCGCTACGCTTCAGCCTTTCCGTCAACGGAGAGGCTTGCCCATGCGTCGCTGGATGTTCGCACTGTTTGGCCTCCTGGCCGTCCACACGGCCAGCGCGGCGCCGCAGCTGGACAAGCTAACGCTGCCCAAGGGGTTCCACATCGCCGTCTATGCCGACGACGTGGCGAATGCGCGCGAAATCACCCTGGGCGCGAAGGGCACGGTGTTCGTGGGCTCCAACAATGCCGGCAAGGTGTATGCGCTGACCGACAGCAAAGGCAGCGGTCACGCCGACAAGGTGCGCGTGGTCGCCAGCGGCCTGGAGCTGCCGGTGGGCGTCGCGTTCCACCATGGCGATCTCTACGTTTCCGCGGTCAGCAAGATCTACGTGCTGCGCGACATCGAAAACCATCTGGACGATCCGCCGAAGCCGGAAGTGGTGTACGACAAGTTTCCGACCGAAACGCACCACGGCTGGAAGTTCATCGCGTTCGGCCCCGACGGCAAGCTCTACGTGCCGATCGGCGCGCCATGCAACATCTGCGACAAGGGCAAGGCGTACGCCAAGATCACGCGCATGAATCCGGATGGCAGTGGCCTGGAAGACGTCGCCTACGGCATCCGCAACACGGTCGGCTTCGACTGGCAGCCGGGTACCAAGCAGATGTGGTTCAGCGACAACGGACGCGACCTGCTGGGCGATGAAGTGCCCAGCGACGAGCTCAACCGCCTGTCGCACATCGGCGAGCATTTCGGTTACCCGTATTGCCACCAGGGCGATATGCTCGACCCCGAGTTCGGCAAGGGCAAGAACTGCAAGGACTACACGCCGTCCGTGCTGAAGCTGGGCGCCCACGTCGCTTCGCTGGGATTGCGCTTCTACGAAGGCAAGCAGTTTCCCGCCAGCTACAAGGGCGCGATCATCGTCGCCGAGCACGGTTCGTGGAACCGCACCAAGAAGTCGGGCTATCGCGTGATGACGGTGCGGCTCCATGGCGACAAGGTGCTCTCGTATGAACCGCTGATCGAAGGCTTCCAGCAGAACGAGACGGCCTGGGGCCGCCCGGCGGACGTGCAGCCGCTGCCCGACGGCAGCCTGCTGGTGAGCGACGATCTTGCCGGCGCGATCTATCGCGTGACCTATCAGCCCTGACGCAAGGCCGCGTCCGCTACGATGCGGCGCGACGCTTCCGAGACCTCTGCAGGAGAAACACCGTGCAACTGCGCAGCGACCATTTCACCCACGGGCAAGCGATCCCGCCTGCCAATGCGTTCTGCAAGATCGGGCAGCCGGTGGCGCTCTCCGACAACCTGAGCCCGCATCTGGCATGGAAGGAAGCGCCGCTCGCGACGCGTTCGTTCGTGCTCATGTGCATCGACTTCGACGTGCCGAGCAAGCCCGATGACGTCAACAAGGAAGGCCGCACCGTGCCGGCCGATCTTCCGCGCGTGGAATTCGTGCACTGGTTGATGGCCAATATTCCGGTGGAATGCGGCGAACTGGCGGAAGGCGCCTGCAGCGACGGCATCGTGGCGCACGGCAAGCGTGCACCGTACGGTCCGCCGGGCAGCGTGCAGGGCCGCAACGACTACACCGGCTGGTTCGCCGGTGACGCGGACATGAAGGGCGAATACCTGGGTTATGACGGCCCGTGCCCACCGTGGAACGATTCGCTCGTGCACCATTACCACTTCCGCCTGTATGCGCTGGACGTGGAACACCTGAAGCTTGCCGACGGCTTCACCGTGACCGAACTGAGAGCTGCGATGGATGGGCACGTGCTGGCCGAAGCGGAGCTGATGGGCACGTATACGCTCAATCCCGCGCTGGCCTGAACAGCGTGAACGGGGCCCAACGTGGCGTGGGCGAACCGAGATTTTCACGCGCACAAGGCATGGGCTGTGGATGAATGACACGGGGCGAAGCACTGCCCCGTCGAGAGGAAAAACCCATGCTGCACTACGCCCTGGTATTTCTGGTCATCGCCATCATCGCGGCCCTGTTCGGCTTCACGGGAATCGCCGGCGCGGCAGCCGGCATTGCAAAGATCCTGTTCATCGTCTTCTTGATCCTCGCCGTGATCGCCTTCTTTCGCCGCGCCAGCTGATCGAATGGCGTATCGGGGCTCGCCAGCCCCGATACGCGGTCGCTAGTCTGGCCATATCGCATAACGCTCACCGGAGAACCTCATGAACAAGCAGGTCCAGGCGCCAGAGGACATCGGCAGCACGGCTGCCGAGCGCATCG
The window above is part of the Dyella jiangningensis genome. Proteins encoded here:
- a CDS encoding lysophospholipid acyltransferase family protein is translated as MRPLRYAWRVPLLLLHIVLGILLCALVLTWNRDAVMRDGREPFTHRMIRWWSTALLRVFGLRSVRVGQPLADPVLFVANHTSWIDIELLHSQRAACFVAKAEIASWPLVGWLASAGGTIFHRRGSNHSLAAVMQVMVERLRGGRSVAVFPEGGTGHNGVLRVFHARIFQAALDAGVPVQPVALRFARDGHRVIDAGFREHENFMQNFLRLLGEAPLDAEVHFLEPVPATPDARRRMAELSRERIAQALEDQPNHDSRA
- a CDS encoding YheT family hydrolase, encoding MTLPKGKDFLPPWPLRSGHIQTMLSSSGVRRVLLPKAAQAVMEGAEPVMVSGGDGVRLTGAYTAQKAKPQPRGLAVLFHGWEGSVDSTYVLQTGSRLLADGWDIFRLNFRDHGDSHHLNEALFHSCRIDEVVNALGDIAQRYPNRPMALAGFSLGGNFALRAALRAPSAGLPLSYALAVCPIIDPSEGLFSLEASAPWFYQAYFMHKWRRSLQAKQAAFPQQQYFELSELKQNLRGLTASLVARHTDFGSLEAYLDGYSVAGRALADLHVPATILTARDDPVIPVDAFDKLELPANVELDISAYGGHCGFIRGWDMTSFTDEYIAARFNAIAS
- a CDS encoding DUF3224 domain-containing protein, with protein sequence MAMHAQGTFDVTITPQSFAEGVGDPSVGRMALEKHFKGDLEGVGRGQMLAVGTAIDGSAGYVAMERVQAALHGREGSFALQHNGVMNRGTPQLSITIVPDSGTDGLSGIAGTLTIRIADGVHHYELAYSLPDVP
- a CDS encoding PQQ-dependent sugar dehydrogenase; this encodes MRRWMFALFGLLAVHTASAAPQLDKLTLPKGFHIAVYADDVANAREITLGAKGTVFVGSNNAGKVYALTDSKGSGHADKVRVVASGLELPVGVAFHHGDLYVSAVSKIYVLRDIENHLDDPPKPEVVYDKFPTETHHGWKFIAFGPDGKLYVPIGAPCNICDKGKAYAKITRMNPDGSGLEDVAYGIRNTVGFDWQPGTKQMWFSDNGRDLLGDEVPSDELNRLSHIGEHFGYPYCHQGDMLDPEFGKGKNCKDYTPSVLKLGAHVASLGLRFYEGKQFPASYKGAIIVAEHGSWNRTKKSGYRVMTVRLHGDKVLSYEPLIEGFQQNETAWGRPADVQPLPDGSLLVSDDLAGAIYRVTYQP
- a CDS encoding YbhB/YbcL family Raf kinase inhibitor-like protein translates to MQLRSDHFTHGQAIPPANAFCKIGQPVALSDNLSPHLAWKEAPLATRSFVLMCIDFDVPSKPDDVNKEGRTVPADLPRVEFVHWLMANIPVECGELAEGACSDGIVAHGKRAPYGPPGSVQGRNDYTGWFAGDADMKGEYLGYDGPCPPWNDSLVHHYHFRLYALDVEHLKLADGFTVTELRAAMDGHVLAEAELMGTYTLNPALA
- a CDS encoding DUF1328 domain-containing protein; the encoded protein is MLHYALVFLVIAIIAALFGFTGIAGAAAGIAKILFIVFLILAVIAFFRRAS